A part of Leptospira mtsangambouensis genomic DNA contains:
- a CDS encoding LruC domain-containing protein: MKRWFVLFTIPLLLLDCSNKKKGLLLLPFLGLGDGSTQQASTSSANTGDGTFTVVGLETTDPNQVTPPTDTTGGSTDGGATTGDQTTTNPGTGSNPETPVVTTPTPAPTTVNNETTVVVVDQTNNGGDFNFETNVTVPVTVVIENEAGPVANAPVTVTETTTTGEPNVVGTGTTDSNGSVTIPISVPPTVTTVEVSVIGVNPTTGEVVEITGSAPIQQPSTGSGSEGSGTVVVAPVINVDTTNFQPVNGCVQAVDSDCDGVANSYDEFPDDPSLATTARSGRYTIAFEDMYPSAGDADLNDHSTVFSTEMDKTPTNKVKTIRGTYTHVAKGAGYNHELRLSLDVPTNATVQVNYIDGSGQPWNGCATASKYTANAVGDCTGGTLNTAQLKRGILILPSSDKTLFGKKNAPSAGTTFTINDFVRGVTAHVTITFEEPVDLNATKNLVGGHLNYFLAINQKTDGVFRQIYRPGYFTDSKGKDSFIDKNGFPWAIIVPGIFNHPTEGADIRKPSTSGYVFFNSWMNSKGVAHKDWYLHVDQIPAPNRPSYVVRVSDFYADNGFSAYLIKAVRKNALEVSASLIVVGAALGFLMKKRLEKKQAA, translated from the coding sequence ATGAAACGATGGTTCGTTCTTTTCACTATACCTCTTTTGCTATTGGACTGTTCTAATAAAAAGAAAGGTTTATTACTTCTCCCATTTTTAGGTTTAGGAGATGGAAGCACACAACAAGCTTCTACATCTTCAGCCAATACCGGTGATGGCACATTTACAGTGGTTGGATTAGAAACCACTGACCCAAACCAAGTCACTCCTCCCACAGACACTACTGGTGGTTCCACAGACGGTGGGGCTACAACTGGCGACCAAACCACAACAAATCCAGGGACAGGCAGTAATCCAGAGACTCCTGTTGTCACTACCCCAACTCCCGCACCAACGACCGTAAACAATGAAACAACAGTCGTAGTGGTAGACCAAACCAATAACGGTGGGGATTTTAATTTTGAAACCAACGTAACAGTTCCCGTCACCGTAGTAATCGAAAACGAAGCAGGTCCCGTGGCAAACGCACCTGTCACAGTGACTGAAACAACAACTACAGGAGAGCCAAATGTTGTAGGAACCGGAACCACTGATTCCAATGGTTCTGTTACCATTCCTATCAGTGTGCCACCAACTGTGACTACAGTAGAAGTGAGTGTGATCGGGGTGAATCCAACAACTGGAGAAGTAGTTGAAATTACAGGGTCTGCTCCCATCCAACAACCTTCTACAGGTTCTGGATCAGAAGGATCAGGAACCGTTGTCGTAGCTCCAGTAATCAATGTTGATACAACCAACTTCCAACCAGTGAATGGTTGTGTGCAAGCAGTTGACTCTGATTGTGACGGTGTTGCCAATTCTTACGACGAATTCCCAGATGATCCAAGCCTTGCAACAACTGCACGTTCTGGTCGATACACGATTGCTTTCGAAGATATGTATCCTTCTGCAGGAGATGCAGATTTAAATGACCATTCAACTGTATTCAGCACAGAGATGGACAAAACACCAACAAACAAAGTAAAGACGATTCGTGGAACTTACACCCATGTTGCAAAAGGTGCAGGATACAATCATGAATTAAGACTTTCTTTGGATGTCCCAACCAATGCAACAGTACAAGTGAATTATATTGATGGAAGTGGCCAACCATGGAATGGATGTGCTACTGCTTCCAAATACACTGCAAATGCGGTGGGAGATTGTACTGGTGGAACTTTAAATACAGCCCAACTCAAACGAGGAATTCTGATTCTTCCAAGTTCTGACAAAACTTTGTTCGGCAAAAAGAATGCTCCAAGTGCGGGAACTACATTTACCATCAATGATTTTGTTCGTGGTGTTACTGCTCATGTAACAATTACCTTTGAAGAACCAGTGGATTTAAATGCGACGAAAAACCTTGTAGGTGGTCACCTCAACTACTTCCTTGCCATCAACCAAAAGACAGATGGTGTTTTTAGACAAATTTACCGTCCAGGTTATTTCACAGATAGTAAGGGGAAAGATTCCTTTATCGATAAAAATGGTTTCCCTTGGGCCATCATTGTTCCAGGAATCTTCAACCACCCAACAGAAGGGGCCGACATTCGTAAGCCATCAACTTCAGGTTATGTCTTCTTTAATTCTTGGATGAATTCCAAAGGCGTAGCTCATAAAGATTGGTATTTACATGTAGATCAAATCCCAGCACCTAACCGCCCATCATATGTGGTTCGAGTTAGCGATTTTTATGCTGACAATGGATTTTCTGCCTACCTGATCAAAGCAGTACGCAAAAATGCTCTAGAAGTTTCGGCAAGTTTGATTGTCGTGGGAGCTGCCCTCGGGTTCCTCATGAAAAAGCGATTGGAAAAAAAACAAGCAGCTTAA
- a CDS encoding YiiD C-terminal domain-containing protein: MRHREILLEYKVHPLWQFLEQTYGFEQAFRMFKPYEGANILPRLVDKNTMVVSMPLILSNTNYVGTHFGGSLYSMCDPFFMFLLMMNLGKNYMVWDKGAKIDFVKPGEGTVTATFHIPNNEFEDLKELLKKEKKTIRTYETEVVGEDGKTVAKITKDLYIRRLV; encoded by the coding sequence ATGAGACACAGAGAAATTCTTTTAGAATACAAAGTTCATCCTTTATGGCAGTTTTTAGAACAGACTTATGGTTTTGAACAAGCATTTCGAATGTTTAAACCGTATGAAGGTGCCAACATTCTACCCAGGCTCGTAGATAAAAATACAATGGTAGTGTCTATGCCTCTTATTCTATCAAACACGAATTATGTGGGGACACACTTTGGAGGATCGTTATATTCCATGTGTGATCCGTTCTTTATGTTTTTATTAATGATGAATCTTGGAAAAAATTATATGGTTTGGGACAAAGGGGCAAAAATTGATTTTGTAAAACCTGGAGAAGGTACGGTCACCGCAACCTTCCATATTCCAAATAACGAATTTGAAGATTTAAAAGAACTTTTGAAAAAAGAGAAAAAAACCATTCGAACCTATGAAACAGAAGTTGTTGGCGAAGATGGTAAAACCGTCGCCAAAATCACTAAGGATTTATATATCCGAAGATTGGTTTAA
- a CDS encoding AMP-binding protein, with translation MASVLRFATNEYFLSGNFESDLKSQNPILIDPLWKGTKLEAPLHHFPLPILDSPNSFCILTSGSTGLPKMVWKKWEEIENEISYWTKLPEIQTLYTKADRVQVQVPLCHLYGLLWGFLIPKRLGVLVEGNPNPKGGDLWITSAPQLQKAFLSEKKLPLHAIVSGMKFPVPLARSLRDLGGISVTEIYGATETGAIGFRDPLRQNRFQILPGIETKYKSEEGMTETELQMKSPFLSHTSFLLKEEGWEEQTIPPSEYYSTNDLGNFSELGWFLLGRKDRIIKHNGKRVSLDQIESEILGLGMEGEFISVPIADELGEIIGLFSSSNLSDVEILRILQKELPASHIPRVILNNPEIPKLPNGKPDYLSITKLCTDEYRSKQNQKKNTTN, from the coding sequence ATGGCCTCAGTCCTTCGGTTTGCAACCAATGAATATTTCCTTTCTGGAAACTTTGAATCTGACTTAAAATCCCAAAATCCAATCCTCATCGATCCCCTTTGGAAAGGAACCAAACTAGAAGCACCCTTACACCATTTCCCCCTTCCCATTTTGGATTCACCAAATTCATTTTGTATTCTCACCTCAGGGTCTACTGGGCTTCCCAAAATGGTTTGGAAAAAATGGGAAGAAATTGAAAACGAAATCTCGTATTGGACAAAGTTACCGGAAATCCAAACATTATATACCAAAGCAGACAGAGTGCAAGTGCAGGTCCCACTCTGCCATTTGTATGGGCTACTTTGGGGATTTTTAATCCCCAAACGATTAGGGGTTTTGGTCGAAGGGAATCCAAATCCAAAAGGGGGAGATTTATGGATCACTTCAGCCCCACAACTGCAGAAGGCTTTCCTTTCTGAGAAAAAACTTCCTCTTCATGCAATCGTTTCAGGAATGAAATTCCCAGTGCCACTCGCTCGTTCCCTAAGGGATCTAGGCGGGATCTCAGTCACAGAAATCTATGGAGCAACAGAGACTGGGGCCATTGGGTTTCGAGACCCACTACGACAAAACAGATTCCAAATTCTACCTGGGATCGAGACAAAATATAAATCCGAAGAAGGTATGACAGAAACAGAATTACAAATGAAAAGTCCCTTTTTATCCCATACATCCTTTCTTTTGAAAGAGGAAGGTTGGGAAGAACAAACGATCCCACCTAGCGAATATTACTCGACCAATGATTTAGGAAACTTCTCCGAATTAGGATGGTTCCTTTTAGGTAGAAAAGATCGAATCATCAAACACAACGGAAAACGAGTTTCTTTGGACCAGATTGAATCGGAAATTTTGGGCTTAGGAATGGAAGGAGAATTTATTTCTGTCCCGATTGCGGATGAATTAGGAGAAATCATTGGTCTATTCTCTTCATCGAACTTATCGGATGTGGAAATATTACGAATTTTACAAAAAGAATTACCAGCAAGCCATATCCCTCGTGTGATTTTAAATAATCCAGAGATCCCAAAATTACCCAATGGAAAACCGGATTATTTATCCATCACCAAACTTTGCACCGACGAATACCGATCCAAACAAAATCAAAAGAAGAATACAACAAACTGA